Proteins found in one Kiritimatiellia bacterium genomic segment:
- the rsxE gene encoding electron transport complex subunit RsxE: MSNDGPTALERFLNGIIPENPIYRQILGICPTLAVTNTMEGAMTMSGAVAFVLICSNILISLIRGLLKPHLRILVFTLTIATFVTIADKILAAFMYDMSKQLGPYIPLIIVNCVIIARCEICASKQGIGTAVSDAVGQSLGFTLGLATIASVREILGFGTWFGKWLGWRVIPVTAPEHWSTWVIMILPPGAFITLGLLMGVMNWIEAKHSARAKKAVVAA; encoded by the coding sequence ATGAGCAACGACGGACCGACAGCGTTGGAGCGGTTTCTCAACGGGATCATCCCGGAGAACCCGATCTACCGCCAGATCCTGGGCATCTGCCCGACCCTGGCGGTGACCAACACGATGGAAGGCGCGATGACCATGTCCGGCGCCGTCGCGTTCGTGCTGATCTGCTCCAACATCCTGATCAGCCTGATCCGCGGCCTGCTCAAGCCGCACCTGCGCATCCTGGTCTTCACCCTGACCATCGCGACGTTCGTGACCATCGCGGACAAGATTCTCGCGGCGTTCATGTACGACATGAGCAAGCAGCTCGGCCCGTACATCCCGCTGATCATCGTCAACTGCGTGATCATCGCGCGCTGCGAGATCTGCGCCTCGAAGCAGGGGATCGGCACGGCCGTCAGCGACGCCGTCGGGCAGTCACTCGGTTTCACCCTGGGCCTGGCGACGATCGCCAGCGTGCGCGAGATCCTGGGTTTCGGCACGTGGTTCGGCAAGTGGCTGGGCTGGCGGGTGATCCCGGTGACCGCCCCCGAGCACTGGTCCACCTGGGTGATCATGATCCTGCCCCCGGGCGCGTTCATCACCCTCGGCCTGCTGATGGGCGTGATGAACTGGATCGAGGCAAAACACAGTGCGCGGGCCAAGAAAGCGGTGGTGGCGGCATGA